Proteins from a single region of Paraglaciecola sp. T6c:
- a CDS encoding alpha/beta hydrolase has protein sequence MRNWIASLSRLLFLVMGMVFTFFVLSGCGEVIQRPTSAASNVSVLPYPFLIPELDRQRTVRLYLPPNYEHETQSYPVIYMHDGQNLFDNATAYAEEWGVDESLNALAKTSGRKFIVVAIDNGGDFRMNELSPWANKRFGEAQGKAYMQLIVDVVKPYIDNNYRTKVDVKNTAMMGSSMGGLITHYAIHNYPDVFGKAAIFSPSYWYSQDVFSDTRLHRSKDSARLYVLYGSNEGDGMIADTDKMQRLIKEQGHPRENMQFVSIAGGQHNEQLWGDSFTDAIEWLFEIH, from the coding sequence ATGCGGAATTGGATAGCGAGTTTGAGTCGTCTGTTGTTTTTAGTGATGGGTATGGTGTTCACGTTTTTCGTACTATCTGGTTGCGGCGAAGTTATTCAGCGCCCGACGTCGGCCGCGTCGAATGTATCTGTATTACCTTATCCGTTTTTAATACCTGAACTGGATCGCCAAAGAACTGTTCGCCTTTATCTACCGCCGAATTATGAGCATGAAACTCAGTCATACCCTGTTATTTACATGCATGACGGACAGAACCTGTTTGATAATGCCACGGCTTACGCTGAAGAATGGGGAGTGGATGAAAGTCTAAACGCGCTGGCTAAAACATCAGGACGAAAATTTATCGTTGTTGCCATCGATAACGGCGGTGATTTTCGGATGAATGAGCTTAGTCCATGGGCCAATAAACGCTTTGGGGAAGCACAAGGAAAAGCATATATGCAGTTGATTGTGGATGTAGTGAAACCTTATATCGACAACAACTATCGCACTAAAGTCGATGTAAAAAACACCGCGATGATGGGCAGCTCAATGGGCGGCTTAATCACCCACTACGCCATACACAATTACCCAGATGTGTTCGGCAAAGCCGCTATTTTTTCTCCCTCTTATTGGTATTCGCAAGATGTGTTCAGTGATACCAGGCTACATAGAAGCAAAGATTCCGCTCGTCTATACGTGTTATACGGCAGTAATGAGGGCGACGGGATGATTGCTGATACAGACAAAATGCAGCGATTGATTAAAGAGCAGGGTCACCCTCGTGAAAACATGCAATTCGTATCCATCGCTGGTGGGCAACACAATGAACAACTTTGGGGTGATTCATTTACCGATGCGATTGAATGGCTGTTTGAGATACATTAG
- a CDS encoding substrate-binding periplasmic protein, giving the protein MMFQVSSAEHKPILTACGHHDYAPWNWLEDDKIVGVCARVATDLFGALGYDVDLTYVGPWKRCQQMIEKGEVDLNICSFKNSHREEYSVFSSEPMAMNENAMFVNKDNYFDFNGLETLKGKLIGLVRGVSLGNELDDYLANNSHVIRVKNHQALLSMLKLNRIDAVILGRQSGRHLLNLYDLNSEIVDSPNGLLKGDLYFSFSKKSPHTGLLIDVNETLKSDKYRVWLASLLERYSQMHKEYKQNKMLQINPLGALRD; this is encoded by the coding sequence ATGATGTTTCAGGTTTCGAGCGCTGAGCACAAGCCTATATTGACAGCCTGTGGACATCACGATTATGCCCCATGGAATTGGCTTGAGGACGATAAGATTGTCGGAGTATGTGCTCGGGTCGCAACTGATCTTTTTGGTGCACTCGGATACGATGTTGACCTTACTTACGTAGGCCCATGGAAGCGTTGCCAACAAATGATAGAGAAAGGAGAGGTTGATCTTAATATCTGTTCTTTCAAAAATTCACATCGTGAAGAATATTCAGTGTTTTCCTCTGAGCCAATGGCAATGAATGAAAATGCTATGTTCGTCAATAAAGACAATTACTTTGACTTTAACGGCCTAGAAACGCTTAAAGGCAAATTAATAGGCTTAGTCCGTGGTGTAAGCCTAGGCAATGAGTTAGATGATTATTTAGCTAACAATAGCCACGTCATTCGCGTCAAAAATCATCAAGCATTGTTATCGATGTTGAAACTTAACAGAATTGACGCAGTGATACTTGGTCGTCAATCTGGACGACACTTGCTGAATCTGTATGATCTTAATAGTGAAATTGTCGACTCACCTAATGGATTACTGAAAGGCGATCTGTACTTTTCCTTTTCAAAAAAATCACCTCATACCGGCTTACTAATTGATGTAAATGAAACACTAAAGTCTGATAAGTACAGGGTATGGCTGGCAAGCCTATTGGAACGGTATTCCCAAATGCATAAAGAATATAAACAGAACAAGATGTTACAGATTAACCCGCTTGGGGCACTGCGAGATTAA
- a CDS encoding LysR family transcriptional regulator, with the protein MLHSKIDLNLFLILVAVYQEGSITGAGKRLHLSQPAVSHALSRLRDKYQDPLFVRHGRKMIATQLCQTIMPRVLSSVAELESTLHDIGDFDVHQYQREMKFGFRDILESIFFPELATDLMANTPNITVHSRQVSRLDMEAALESQALDIVIDVLTPTSNDIHHTLICDEHFSLICRKGHPILSDMSLANYIKAEHALVTFKDSAVNTVDMALAKHAVARKFALKCEHYFAATSVISRCDMLLTMPNAYARLLKQQMPVEVVPLPFEVPILPVHMYWHKQAEHDPLNSWMRQKLLAIAKRVIPPPS; encoded by the coding sequence ATGTTGCATAGTAAAATTGATTTAAATTTATTTCTTATTCTTGTCGCGGTTTACCAAGAAGGCTCAATTACTGGAGCAGGTAAACGACTCCATCTCAGTCAACCCGCGGTGAGTCATGCACTTTCAAGGCTCAGAGATAAATATCAGGATCCGCTATTTGTGCGCCACGGACGCAAAATGATCGCCACTCAACTGTGCCAAACGATTATGCCCAGGGTACTTAGCTCGGTGGCAGAGCTAGAGTCCACTTTGCACGACATTGGCGACTTTGACGTCCATCAATATCAGCGCGAAATGAAGTTTGGTTTTAGGGATATCCTCGAGTCTATATTCTTTCCTGAATTGGCCACTGATCTGATGGCTAACACTCCAAATATTACAGTGCACAGCCGCCAAGTGAGCCGTCTAGACATGGAGGCTGCTCTTGAAAGCCAAGCTCTCGACATCGTAATCGATGTGCTTACACCAACCAGTAATGATATTCATCATACATTGATTTGTGATGAACATTTTTCGTTAATTTGCCGCAAAGGCCACCCCATATTATCTGATATGAGCTTGGCTAATTACATTAAGGCCGAGCATGCGTTAGTGACCTTTAAAGATTCTGCGGTCAATACCGTAGATATGGCACTGGCTAAACATGCTGTTGCGCGCAAGTTTGCTTTAAAATGTGAACATTACTTTGCTGCAACCAGTGTCATCAGTCGCTGTGACATGTTGCTCACCATGCCCAACGCCTATGCGCGATTACTAAAACAACAAATGCCCGTTGAGGTCGTTCCTTTGCCGTTCGAGGTACCCATTTTGCCTGTACACATGTACTGGCATAAGCAAGCGGAGCACGACCCACTGAATAGTTGGATGCGGCAGAAGCTACTGGCTATTGCTAAACGCGTTATTCCCCCGCCATCTTAG
- a CDS encoding DEAD/DEAH box helicase has protein sequence MNFSSLDLAPELQQAIDACGYKKMTPIQQQAIVVARRGRDVLASAQTGTGKTAAFAVPILQQMLNKPKKTTPGTPRALILTPTRELAEQLATNIANYAKFTDISVTALYGGVKLGGQASKLSAGVDIVISTPGRLLEHMTLKNVELANVEFVVLDEADRMLDMGFIADVRQMLAQITSAHQTLLFSATISPTVNELAHKLLKNHQEIRATQLNSAADTVQHVMYPVSEEDKIRLFKTLLAEQNWYQVLVFTSTKEQADKLMAALKTSKIDAAVCHADKSQGARRRAIADFKSAKLQVLIATEVAARGLDIQGLDYVVNYNLPYLPEDYVHRIGRTGRAGQQGNAISFVSREEERTVERIERLINGKIKRISRPDFAFSSRESLLKTVRKHSKNSRTNKASQTVIRMDKSATKTKPKAKPKAKRTSK, from the coding sequence ATGAACTTTTCATCATTAGATTTAGCGCCAGAATTGCAACAAGCCATTGATGCTTGCGGCTATAAAAAAATGACCCCAATCCAGCAGCAAGCCATCGTGGTTGCTCGCCGCGGTCGTGACGTGTTAGCCAGTGCGCAAACAGGTACGGGTAAAACAGCTGCGTTTGCTGTGCCTATTTTACAGCAAATGTTAAACAAGCCTAAAAAGACGACACCGGGTACACCCAGAGCGCTTATTTTAACGCCGACCCGAGAGCTTGCCGAACAACTAGCAACCAATATTGCGAACTACGCGAAATTCACTGACATCTCAGTCACGGCTCTTTATGGCGGCGTAAAATTAGGCGGCCAAGCCAGTAAATTAAGCGCTGGTGTGGACATTGTTATTTCGACTCCTGGGCGATTATTGGAGCACATGACGTTGAAAAATGTCGAATTGGCTAACGTTGAATTTGTGGTCCTCGATGAAGCCGATCGTATGTTGGACATGGGCTTTATCGCCGATGTACGCCAAATGCTGGCGCAAATCACCTCTGCTCACCAAACATTGTTATTTTCAGCGACCATTTCCCCTACCGTGAACGAGCTTGCCCATAAGCTGCTTAAAAATCACCAAGAGATTCGCGCCACGCAATTAAACAGTGCCGCGGATACCGTGCAGCATGTGATGTATCCTGTGTCTGAAGAAGACAAAATTCGTTTGTTCAAGACGTTATTAGCTGAGCAAAACTGGTATCAGGTATTGGTCTTTACCAGTACTAAAGAGCAAGCGGATAAACTGATGGCCGCTCTTAAAACCAGTAAAATTGATGCTGCAGTTTGCCATGCTGATAAAAGCCAGGGCGCGCGCCGCCGTGCAATCGCAGATTTTAAATCAGCCAAATTACAGGTCCTTATTGCAACGGAAGTGGCGGCCCGCGGCCTAGATATTCAAGGCCTTGATTATGTAGTGAATTACAACTTACCTTACTTACCAGAAGATTACGTGCACCGTATTGGGCGTACAGGTCGCGCTGGGCAGCAGGGTAATGCTATTTCATTTGTGAGCCGTGAAGAAGAGCGCACAGTAGAGAGGATAGAGCGTTTAATTAACGGCAAAATCAAACGTATTTCACGCCCTGACTTTGCATTTAGTAGCCGCGAATCTTTACTTAAAACGGTGCGTAAACACAGTAAAAACAGCCGTACTAACAAGGCATCGCAGACCGTCATTCGTATGGATAAAAGCGCTACTAAGACAAAGCCAAAAGCAAAACCTAAGGCAAAACGAACGAGTAAATAA
- a CDS encoding ribbon-helix-helix domain-containing protein, with the protein MCQLFIEAESEQWLSRTKSLRIEGVVTSIRLENFFWDVLAEIAFRDDMSVNQLITKLYFESQEAELDLSNFTSFLRVCCSRYLSLVADGELTRCEKTPMKKEGIDMLLSQENQRTLARRRCFTREPSV; encoded by the coding sequence ATGTGTCAGTTGTTCATTGAGGCAGAATCAGAACAATGGTTGAGTAGAACTAAGTCATTGCGCATAGAAGGTGTTGTGACCTCAATTCGATTAGAAAATTTCTTTTGGGATGTGTTAGCCGAAATTGCCTTCCGTGATGATATGTCGGTTAATCAGCTCATCACCAAGCTTTATTTTGAATCACAAGAAGCAGAGTTAGATTTAAGTAACTTTACTTCCTTTTTGCGGGTGTGTTGCAGTCGATATTTATCCTTGGTCGCGGATGGCGAACTAACTCGCTGTGAAAAAACACCTATGAAAAAAGAGGGTATAGACATGCTGCTTAGCCAGGAAAATCAACGTACTTTAGCAAGGCGTCGATGCTTTACCCGAGAGCCTTCCGTATAG
- a CDS encoding TIM-barrel domain-containing protein, whose product MMRLFGLSLILLAFTAASSEYQSHELNGQVLHIQTDEGQLSITALASDSFEVFYQPKGIKQLPSFAIDGVAKQTELTISDDASRLTLSAPGIRAQIDKSPLRIRYFRDDKLLLAEQQGLFIDADKRGFSFDLQENEKLLGGGERIVGMDRRGQRFPLYNKAHYGYTTESNQMYFGLSAVMSSNKYVLIFDNSARGEMDLGASNSDEMRFEAIGGRTSYIVVAGKTYPSLIENFVTVTGKQPLPPRWALGSFASRFGYRSEQEVRDTVKQYQESGFPLDALVLDLYWFGADIKGHMGNLSWDEKTFPTPVKMISDLRKEGVKTVVITEPFILSSSKNWQEAVTHNALVKDPEGHPYQFDFYFGNTGLIDVFDNDARDWFNQTYAALYKQGVAGWWGDLGEPEVHPADAQHNLNGMLATGDEVHNAYGHKWAEQVYQHQVSLAPNTRPFIMMRSGFVGSQRYGMIPWTGDVSRSWDGLKPQVELSLQMGLLGLGYTHSDLGGFAGGDVFDPQMYIRWLQYGIFQPVFRPHAQDNIAPEPVFHKGKTKDILRTYVELRYAMMPYNYSLAFENSLTGMPLMRPMFFENENDISLIDVKDQYFWGDALLVKPITQANQNEVSITLPKGAWFNFWSDERYEGDQTITMPTDIKLLPVLARGGAIIPMTLPVLSTDDYSTKTLDLHYYADKSALTSTSVMYNDDGKNPHAIRDKAFETLTFTAKRQVDESKPDSLVFELKRTGEFKGMPGSRMVSLWIHNWPQDINQVLVGDKQLPQIKDKTTFLNANRGTRWDSETNTLEVKFGWDADTSVQVF is encoded by the coding sequence ATGATGCGGTTATTTGGACTTAGCCTGATTTTATTGGCATTTACGGCGGCAAGTAGTGAGTATCAATCACACGAATTGAATGGCCAAGTACTGCATATTCAAACTGATGAAGGGCAACTTAGCATTACGGCACTGGCGAGTGATTCTTTTGAAGTCTTTTATCAACCCAAAGGCATTAAACAACTCCCATCATTTGCGATCGATGGGGTCGCAAAGCAAACAGAATTGACGATATCAGATGATGCATCACGCCTTACGCTAAGCGCACCTGGTATTCGTGCACAAATAGATAAATCGCCCCTGCGGATCCGCTATTTTCGTGATGACAAACTACTGTTAGCTGAGCAACAAGGCTTGTTCATTGACGCTGACAAGCGAGGTTTTAGTTTCGATTTGCAAGAAAATGAAAAGTTACTTGGTGGGGGTGAGCGCATAGTGGGGATGGATCGTCGCGGTCAGCGCTTTCCTCTTTATAACAAAGCGCATTACGGCTACACCACTGAGTCAAATCAGATGTATTTCGGTTTATCCGCTGTTATGTCGAGTAATAAGTATGTATTGATATTCGACAACTCTGCCCGCGGGGAAATGGATTTAGGTGCTAGCAATAGCGATGAAATGCGCTTTGAAGCGATAGGCGGACGTACCAGTTACATTGTCGTTGCAGGAAAAACCTACCCATCGTTAATTGAAAATTTCGTCACTGTGACGGGGAAGCAGCCTTTGCCGCCTAGATGGGCATTAGGCAGTTTCGCCTCGCGCTTTGGCTATCGTAGTGAGCAAGAAGTGCGAGATACGGTAAAACAATACCAAGAATCCGGATTTCCATTGGATGCACTCGTGCTCGACCTATATTGGTTCGGAGCGGATATCAAAGGCCATATGGGTAATTTGAGTTGGGACGAAAAGACCTTTCCTACGCCAGTCAAGATGATCAGTGATCTGCGTAAAGAAGGTGTAAAAACAGTCGTGATAACTGAGCCTTTTATTCTGTCTTCGTCTAAAAACTGGCAAGAGGCAGTCACGCACAATGCCTTGGTAAAAGATCCTGAAGGTCATCCTTATCAATTCGATTTTTACTTTGGCAATACCGGTCTAATTGATGTGTTCGATAACGACGCCCGCGATTGGTTTAACCAAACCTACGCAGCGTTGTACAAACAGGGTGTAGCGGGTTGGTGGGGAGATTTAGGTGAGCCAGAGGTGCACCCAGCAGATGCTCAGCATAACCTTAATGGAATGTTGGCAACCGGTGACGAGGTGCACAATGCATACGGTCATAAGTGGGCGGAACAAGTTTATCAACATCAGGTGTCGTTAGCGCCGAACACCAGACCCTTTATCATGATGCGCTCAGGTTTTGTTGGCTCACAGCGCTACGGCATGATCCCATGGACAGGTGATGTCAGTCGCTCTTGGGATGGCTTGAAACCGCAAGTTGAATTATCACTGCAAATGGGCTTGCTAGGCTTGGGGTACACTCACTCTGATTTAGGCGGATTTGCAGGAGGCGACGTGTTCGATCCGCAAATGTATATTCGCTGGTTGCAATACGGTATTTTTCAACCTGTTTTTAGACCCCACGCACAAGACAATATTGCCCCAGAACCGGTGTTTCATAAAGGCAAAACCAAGGATATTCTTCGTACCTATGTAGAGTTGCGTTACGCCATGATGCCGTACAATTACTCTTTGGCATTTGAGAACAGTTTGACCGGTATGCCCTTGATGCGTCCGATGTTTTTTGAAAACGAAAATGACATATCGCTCATCGATGTAAAGGATCAATATTTTTGGGGAGATGCGTTATTGGTTAAACCTATCACTCAAGCAAATCAGAACGAGGTCAGCATCACCTTACCCAAAGGAGCTTGGTTCAATTTTTGGAGTGACGAGCGCTATGAGGGTGATCAAACGATAACCATGCCTACTGACATAAAGTTGCTGCCTGTCTTGGCTAGAGGTGGGGCTATTATCCCTATGACGTTACCCGTACTGAGTACGGATGATTATTCAACCAAAACACTCGATTTACATTATTACGCGGATAAAAGCGCGTTAACGTCCACGTCCGTTATGTACAACGATGACGGTAAAAACCCTCACGCTATTCGCGATAAGGCATTTGAAACGCTGACGTTCACAGCCAAGCGTCAAGTTGACGAGAGCAAACCCGATTCTTTAGTGTTTGAACTTAAACGCACAGGAGAATTCAAAGGCATGCCGGGAAGCAGGATGGTGTCACTTTGGATCCATAATTGGCCGCAAGATATTAATCAAGTGCTGGTGGGTGACAAACAATTACCACAGATTAAAGACAAAACGACGTTTTTAAACGCAAACCGTGGGACCCGTTGGGACAGTGAAACCAACACGCTTGAGGTGAAATTTGGATGGGACGCAGATACTTCAGTTCAGGTGTTTTAA
- a CDS encoding HD domain-containing protein yields the protein MDLFVVKMAEFIKVEMDTDAAHDFQHVKRVVLNAKQLCEAEKADEWVVMPAVWLHDCVTLPKDHPERASSSRLAADKAVTFLSEIGYPKTHFDHIHHAIVAHSYSANVAPKSLEACAVQDADRLDAIGAIGVARCLQVGTSIQRDFYEPDDPFALYRDVDDSQFTLDHFFQKLLRIEEMLHTEEAKREGRIRTDFMHHYLRQLRHEMGLLRR from the coding sequence ATGGACCTATTCGTGGTCAAAATGGCTGAGTTCATAAAAGTAGAAATGGACACCGACGCCGCCCATGATTTTCAACACGTTAAGCGGGTTGTTCTAAATGCGAAACAGTTATGTGAAGCGGAAAAGGCTGACGAGTGGGTTGTTATGCCCGCGGTGTGGTTACATGATTGTGTGACTTTGCCAAAGGATCATCCTGAGAGAGCGTCAAGCTCACGCTTAGCGGCGGATAAAGCGGTGACCTTCTTATCCGAAATTGGCTACCCAAAAACGCATTTTGACCATATTCATCACGCTATTGTTGCACATAGCTACAGTGCTAATGTCGCACCTAAAAGCTTAGAAGCTTGCGCGGTGCAAGACGCTGACAGACTAGACGCCATTGGAGCGATAGGTGTTGCAAGATGTTTGCAAGTGGGTACCTCGATACAGCGCGATTTTTACGAGCCTGATGATCCTTTTGCTTTGTATAGAGATGTCGATGATTCACAGTTTACTCTTGATCATTTTTTTCAAAAATTGCTCAGGATAGAGGAAATGCTTCACACCGAGGAAGCGAAAAGAGAAGGGCGGATCAGAACTGATTTCATGCATCACTATTTACGTCAATTGCGTCACGAAATGGGTTTACTGCGGCGGTAA
- a CDS encoding excalibur calcium-binding domain-containing protein yields the protein MGKLIILAAVLFAALQYIGEPEAQSNTSQSEQAQKPTRQSPVEMRANQIPKVSASPARKPAPMIMNFRCDGRQYCGQMTSRAEAEYFLQHCPDTRMDGDDDGIPCENDTRF from the coding sequence ATGGGAAAATTAATCATTTTAGCGGCTGTGCTGTTTGCTGCTCTTCAATATATTGGGGAGCCAGAAGCACAATCGAATACTTCGCAATCAGAACAAGCGCAAAAACCTACGCGACAATCTCCCGTGGAAATGCGGGCTAACCAAATACCCAAAGTATCAGCGTCACCAGCAAGAAAACCGGCACCCATGATAATGAATTTTCGTTGTGATGGTCGCCAATATTGCGGACAAATGACATCTCGCGCTGAAGCTGAATATTTTTTACAGCATTGTCCAGATACAAGAATGGACGGCGATGATGACGGAATACCGTGTGAAAATGACACCCGCTTTTAG
- a CDS encoding M14 family metallopeptidase encodes MNQELTYHIGRPGIPWTQSEKDQWLTQQTIKRSYQNEVVVHIDSLRSQFNVEQYGTLDYESGPYALYAITSKEFDLNKPTVLVTGGVHGYETSGVQGALRFAMRHGIDYLTDFNLIIAPCISPWGYETINRWNPMAIDPNRSFVPQSMSPEAAQIMAYVSNLGLTIHAHIDLHETTDTDNSEFRPALGARDGVVQDIWQIPDGFYTVGDTQNPQDAFQRAVVKSVEQVTHIALPDSEGKLIGAPMTQHGVINYALKDLGLCAGFSNARYTTTTEVYPDSETATPEECVLAQVAAVIGALDYLRQQG; translated from the coding sequence ATGAATCAAGAGCTCACGTATCACATCGGTAGACCCGGTATTCCTTGGACACAATCTGAAAAAGACCAATGGTTAACGCAACAAACCATTAAGCGAAGCTATCAAAATGAAGTGGTTGTTCATATCGACAGCCTTCGCTCTCAATTTAATGTGGAGCAATACGGCACGCTGGATTACGAAAGCGGCCCTTACGCCCTCTATGCTATTACCAGCAAAGAATTCGACCTCAATAAACCAACTGTATTAGTCACCGGTGGAGTGCACGGTTATGAGACAAGTGGTGTTCAAGGGGCATTGCGTTTTGCTATGCGTCACGGGATTGATTATTTAACGGACTTTAACCTTATCATCGCTCCCTGTATCAGCCCGTGGGGATACGAAACAATCAATCGTTGGAACCCAATGGCGATAGATCCAAATCGCTCATTTGTACCCCAAAGTATGTCACCAGAAGCGGCTCAAATCATGGCGTATGTGAGCAATCTCGGCCTAACGATCCACGCTCATATTGATTTACATGAGACGACTGACACTGATAACAGCGAGTTTAGACCAGCCCTTGGTGCAAGAGACGGAGTTGTGCAAGATATATGGCAAATTCCTGATGGCTTTTACACCGTCGGCGATACCCAAAATCCGCAAGATGCATTTCAACGTGCGGTGGTGAAAAGTGTTGAGCAAGTCACGCATATCGCGTTGCCTGATAGCGAAGGTAAATTGATCGGTGCACCTATGACGCAACACGGGGTCATTAACTATGCACTGAAAGATTTAGGCTTATGTGCTGGGTTTTCTAATGCACGCTACACTACAACCACTGAGGTCTATCCTGATAGCGAAACGGCTACGCCGGAAGAGTGCGTTCTGGCCCAAGTCGCTGCAGTAATAGGCGCATTAGATTACTTGCGTCAACAAGGCTGA
- a CDS encoding class II aldolase/adducin family protein has product MSNKIQQDAKHMAIGAGKFKIPMPPSFSDKFEQREYEKQHLAAGFRAFALHHFDEGLAGHITLRDCIEPDTFWVNPLGIHFSMIKASDLVRIDHLGNIIDGAHAVNNAAFAIHSRLHMARPDVNAVAHAHTKYGRAFSSLGQPLLPISQDACMFFENHGIFATFTGVVAEKEEGDMIAESLGEHSAVILQNHGLITVGSSVDAAVANFILMDSCCQSQLLAQAAGPLTLINPDIARKTKAANGSELVTWGNFQPLYSMLLAQDASFLE; this is encoded by the coding sequence GTGAGCAACAAGATTCAACAAGATGCGAAACACATGGCTATTGGCGCAGGTAAATTTAAAATTCCGATGCCGCCCTCGTTTAGTGATAAATTTGAACAACGTGAATACGAAAAACAACACTTAGCCGCGGGTTTTAGAGCGTTTGCGCTACATCATTTTGATGAAGGTTTAGCTGGCCATATTACCCTGCGCGACTGCATAGAGCCTGATACGTTTTGGGTCAACCCTCTAGGTATTCATTTTTCTATGATTAAGGCGTCTGATTTAGTGCGTATTGATCATCTAGGAAATATTATTGATGGTGCACATGCCGTCAATAACGCTGCATTTGCAATACATTCTCGTCTCCATATGGCCCGGCCTGATGTGAATGCGGTTGCTCACGCGCACACTAAATATGGCAGAGCATTTTCTTCATTAGGCCAACCTCTGCTACCAATTTCTCAAGACGCGTGCATGTTCTTTGAAAATCACGGTATTTTTGCCACGTTCACAGGTGTAGTGGCTGAAAAAGAGGAAGGCGATATGATTGCTGAATCGCTGGGTGAACACAGTGCGGTTATTTTACAAAATCATGGTCTTATCACAGTGGGCTCATCGGTTGATGCAGCTGTGGCAAACTTTATTTTGATGGATAGCTGTTGTCAAAGCCAGTTACTGGCACAAGCTGCGGGGCCATTGACCTTAATAAATCCAGATATTGCCCGTAAGACCAAAGCAGCCAACGGCTCTGAGCTCGTGACTTGGGGCAATTTCCAGCCTTTATATTCGATGTTGTTAGCGCAAGACGCCAGTTTCTTAGAGTAG